A single genomic interval of Dysidea avara chromosome 8, odDysAvar1.4, whole genome shotgun sequence harbors:
- the LOC136264113 gene encoding ATP-dependent DNA helicase Q1-like: MYNVSGTEQVQLEDTPERIILDVAEKMGIANLKPKQLEAISAFLSGRDVFVSLPTGYGKSIIFALLPAMFNRIRDCNDSLVVCISPLASLEMDLTEKFRSRGINAVFVGEQQKDWGQRRRVLDGNVEIVFTSPENIICNKMYRNMLRSEVYKKRLVALVVDEAHCVKTWGDEFRTEFSKIGELRSLIPTSVNIMALTATATSEVLKVVTERLSLDNPLIIGLSPSQSHIFYNAEKLPDIANYCRELSAKLKIKRLSFPKILIFCRSYADCGTMYRILEVLMGPHFTEPYGSPAKFHCFRLVDMYTRASTSKMKQKVLNSFVTVNGKLQVVIATTAFSMGIDCPEIRTVVHFGTPGTVEEYVQESGRAGRDHNPATARMLYGKPPKGTSVQMKSYGTNKRECRRKLLFKNFLFSSENSDDIQLCKCCDNCAKTCKCSDCSSGDNIVQ, encoded by the exons atgtaCAACGTCTCAGGTACTGAACAAGTACAATTGGAAGATACTCCAGAGAGAATAATACTTGATGTAGCGGAAAAGATGGGCATAGCAAACCTCAAGCCCAAACAACTTGAAGCGATTTCTGCATTTTTGTCTGGAAGAGATGTTTTTGTATCATTGCCTACAGGATACGGGAAATCCATAATATTTGCTCTTTTGCCTGCAATGTTTAATAGAATAAGAG ATTGCAATGATAGCCTGGTCGTGTGCATCAGCCCTTTAGCATCCCTTGAAATGGATCTTACGGAGAAATTTAGAAGCAGAGGGATAAATGCTGTGTTTGTCGGTGAGCAGCAAAAAGACTGGGGTCAAAGAAGAAGAGTGTTGGATGGAAATGTTGAAATTGTGTTCACCAGTCCGGAAAACATTATCTGCAataaaatgtacagaaacatgTTACGCAGTGAAGTATACAAGAAGAGACTAGTGGCTTTGGTTGTTGATGAAGCACATTGTGTGAAAACATG GGGTGATGAGTTCCGAACAGAATTTTCTAAGATTGGAGAATTGCGCAGTTTAATTCCTACCTCTGTAAACATCATGGCATTGACAGCAACAGCAACTTCAGAAGTTctcaaagttgttacagaacGTCTGTCACTTGATAACCCACTCATCATTGGATTATCTCCCAGCCAAAGCCATATATTCTACAATGCAGAAAAGCTTCCAGATATTGCAAACTATTGTAGAGAACTGAGTGCAAAATTGAAGATCAAACGCCTCTCTTTTCCTaaaatattgattttttgtcgCAGTTATGCTGACTGTGGTACAATGTACCGTATTTTAGAAGTACTGATGGGACCACACTTCACTGAGCCATATGGTAGTCCTGCCAAATTCCACTGTTTTAGGCTTGTAGATATGTACACCAGGGCCTCTACCAGCAAAATGAAACAGAAAGTTTTGAACTCATTCGTCACTGTCAACGGAAAACTCCAGGTAGTGATAGCAACAACAGCTTTTAGTATGGGCATAGATTGtcctgaaatcaggacagtAGTACATTTTGGAACACCTGGTACTGTTGAGGAATATGTACAAGAGAGTGGTCGTGCTGGTAGAGACCATAACCCTGCAACAGCACGTATGTTGTATGGAAAACCTCCAAAAGGTACATCAGTGCAAATGAAATCTTATGGCACCAACAAAAGAGAATGTAGGAGAAAGCTTCTTTTCAAGAACTTTTTGTTTAGCTCTGAAAACAGCGATGATATCCAGTTATGTAAATGTTGTGATAACTGTGCCAAAACTTGTAAATGTAGTGATTGTAGTAGTGGTGATAACATTGTACAGTAA
- the LOC136264112 gene encoding uncharacterized protein isoform X1 — translation MMANGQSDKCCLCQSPIDDTSSQHKRKKLYGAGGSEAKRVLERISLEYTERPLSSYCECNSNAYLCNCCNNLAKSVERIEKDLKKKIDGITRKLTRLSVNTQSPSATAHVGQKRPSLNSQLQAPNKVVCQNTSISQPSSTSKDVKVVIGPRTYNIDDQLRKTCVRKLVYRSYKSLASSLVNAEETSAFSCNAFGRKICNELTDICSTRIPSMMRDSNEAVKQFSWETIFLEFKAKLPTLVALVKFILPHVSKTLLCFVIGVIIKSRSPHMALVQRAVSVMLYANGANKQVYKCLQPLMVCLSHKRTIALVNRLSEDHDVEVLFWADELKKYIEERSFNYETIGNIDIGQCEDSAAEFSPSRSSVLSRQVSVNSSVVDHSFTDGSVADGSGESQESESFWPASDTSHIEMDTSLTFNEYSYIQPDTSISELDMSYIAPAYSPVRSPNDEHSLPGQPVTIDHVARANEDTVGQQTPVNTNEGATLGDVVTVQSNAWSGFKITIDNVDKNFRPSFQRIYHQTKSLHCVHMYAAKDWIDLSLYSNAPPQNVAITPEDILPSLNDLCSIKEHFKVLVSRILVQQMEKFSTQKKDVLWHIPFLYSEEMSMKSTVVPLGVINLNENKIDEMARIMDQIHRYVPTQTNNVTITFADAGDTLTYTEYNFHPICCSGDQLTAARERTAQSVRHHSENELDRLEGLVPVVDDWHTNMTLVKVIWKWLYSKQSATQKGTLFQLKNEINRTNIPTDPKDNLRACEDFLGVVLDAHVVAAAKTILTSNDYEMVYDMAAALVEQYVKIELPKPKPPQPRQRQPRQRQPRQTRRPGQPCQSVDSVHVYATEVLTLGLLWSGFNDAIREGDGDKVIMYWRFLLFVFKSGGCKNYSGEAVNLLSQLHILSPRLVAQLKWGRFVNTKGRAGCNIPSDLHMEHLNNRLKGILRNLGPNNSFGTIQRAANTIGVVSDVCRQFARELGVERESDHHKKKSNEKDFNIVLRTLEEKEVFVKKDQRTHSSFKLPKGHLEQINKEKLDKWLKEKIDSIICKHS, via the exons ATGATGGCGAATGGACAGAGTGATAAGTGTTGCCTATGCCAGTCGCCAATTGATGACACCTCTTCTCAGCACAAGCGGAAGAAGCTGTATGGAGCAGGTGGTTCAGAAGCCAAGAGAGTCTTGGAAAGGATAAGTCTAGAGTACACTGAAAGACCATTGTCTTCCTATTGTGAGTGCAACAGTAATGCTTACTTGTGTAACTGCTGTAACAACCTGGCTAAGTCTGTTGAACGGATTGAGAAAGATCTGAAAAAGAAGATTGATGGCATCACAAGGAAGTTGACAAGATTGTCAGTCAATACTCAGTCACCTTCAGCGACAGCGCATGTGGGACAGAAAAGGCCTAGTTTAAATTCCCAATTGCAGGCACCAAACAAAGTAGTTTGTCAAAACACCTCAATCTCCCAACCAAGTTCAACATCAAAAGATGTCAAG GTTGTAATTGGACCACGCACATATAACATTGATGACCAACTACGCAAAACATGTGTAAGGAAGTTGGTTTACAGATCTTATAAATCACTTGCTAGTTCATTGGTGAATGCTGAAGAAACCAGTGCATTCTCATGTAATGCTTTTGGGAGAAAGATCTGTAATGAGCTCACTGATATATGCAGCACAAGAATACCCTCAATGATGCGTGACAGTAATGAAGCTGTTAAACAGTTTAGCTGGGAAACCATCTTTCTAGAATTCAAAGCGAAGCTTCCTACTTTGGTTGCCTTAGTGAAGTTTATCTTACCCCATGTTAGCAAGACCCTGCTCTGCTTTGTTATTGGAGTCATCATTAAAAGTCGATCACCTCACATGGCCCTTGTCCAAAGAGCCGTATCAGTTATGTTGTATGCCAATGGCGCTAATAAACAG GTATACAAATGCTTGCAACCTTTAATGGTTTGCCTGTCCCACAAGCGGACCATTGCATTGGTGAACCGTCTGTCAGAAGACCATGATGTTGAGGTTTTGTTTTGGGCGGATGAGTTGAAGAAATATATAGAG GAAAGGTCCTTTAACTATGAAACAATTGGCAACATTGACATTGGTCAGTGTGAAGATTCAGCTGCTGAGTTCTCACCCAGCAGATCATCAGTACTTAGTAGACAAGTGTCTGTGAATAGTAGTGTTGTTGAtcatagttttactgatggtagcGTTGCTGATGGTAGTGGTGAATCACAAGAATCTGAGTCTTTCTGGCCGGCTTCTGATACATCACATATAGAAATGGATACATCACTTACTTTTAATGAGTATTCATATATCCAGCCTGATACTTCTATCAGTGAATTAGACATGTCCTATATTGCTCCTGCCTATAGTCCAGTGAGATCACCCAATGATGAACACAGTTTACCAGGACAACCTGTAACTATTGATCATGTAGCTCGTGCAAATGAAGACACAGTTGGACAACAAACACCAGTCAACACAAATGAAGGAGCCACATTAGGGGATGTAGTGACAGTACAATCAAATGCTTGGTCAGGTTTCAAGATTACTATAGACAATGTGGACAAGAACTTCCGTCCAAGCTTCCAGCGTATTTATCATCAAACCAAGTCGTTACACTGTGTTCATATGTATGCAGCTAAAGATTGGATAGACCTTTCTCTTTACTCTAATGCTCCACCACAAAATGTAGCCATCACTCCTGAAGATATCTTACCAAGTCTTAATGACCTGTGTAGTATAAAAGAACACTTTAAAGTACTAGTTTCAAG GATACTTGTACAGCAGATGGAGAAATTTTCAACACAGAAGAAAGATGTACTATGGCACATTCCATTTCTGTACAGTGAAGAAATGTCAATGAAATCTACTGTG GTCCCACTGGGAGTCATTAATCTTAATGAAAACAAGATCGATGAGATGGCAAGAATCATGGATCAGATACATCGATATGTGCCTACTCAAACTAACAATGTGACAATAACTTTTGCAGACGCAGGAGATACACTGACATACACTGAGTACAATTTTCATCCAATTTGCTGCAGTGGAGACCAGTTAACAGCAGCTCGTGAGCGTACTGCCCAATCTGTACGCCATCATTCTGAGAATGAGCTGGACCGATTGGAAGGACTTGTACCTGTAGTTGATGACTGGCATACTAATATGACTCTTGTCAAG GTAATATGGAAATGGCTTTACTCCAAGCAGTCAGCTACACAGAAGGGCACTCTGTTTCAGCTTAAAAATGAGATTAACAGAACCAATATTCCTACTGATCCCAAAGACAATTTGAGAGCATGTGAAGATTTTTTAGGTGTTGTCCTAGATGCTCATGTCGTAGCAGCTGCCAAGACCATCCTGACTTCCAATGATTATGAAATGGTCTATGACATGGCTGCTGCTTTAGTTGAGCAGTATGTTAAAATTGAGCTACCGAAGCCTAAACCACCTCAACCAAGGCAACGTCAACCAAGGCAACGTCAACCCAGGCAAACAAGGCGTCCTGGACAACCATGCCAATCTGTAGACAGTGTGCATGTCTATGCCACAGAAGTGCTAACTTTAGGGTTGTTATGGAGTGGATTCAACGATGCCATCAGGGAGGGAGATGGTGACAAAGTGATAATGTATTGGCGATTCCTGCTGTTTGTCTTCAAGTCTGGTGGTTGCAAGAATTATTCTGGTGAAGCTGTAAACCTTCTTAGTCAATTGCATATTTTATCCCCCAGGTTAGTAGCACAGCTGAAATGGGGGCGGTTTGTTAATACTAAAGGCAGAGCAGGATGCAACATCCCCTCAGACCTGCACATGGAACATTTGAATAATAGGCTAAAAGGGATTCTAAGAAACCTTGGTCCTAACAACAGCTTTGGTACCATCCAGAGAGCAGCAAACACTATTGGTGTTGTGAGTGATGTTTGTCGTCAGTTTGCTAGAGAATTGGGAGTAGAGAGAGAGAGTGACCATCAtaaaaagaaatcaaatgagAAGGACTTTAACATAGTTTTACGGACACTTGAAGAGAAGGAAGTTTTTGTCAAGAAAGACCAAAGGACACACAGCAGCTTTAAGTTGCCTAAGGGACATTTAGAGCAGATCAACAAGGAAAAGCTGGACAAGTGGCTAAAGGAAAAGATTGATAGTATAATATGTAAACATTCATAA
- the LOC136264112 gene encoding uncharacterized protein isoform X3 — protein MVCLSHKRTIALVNRLSEDHDVEVLFWADELKKYIEERSFNYETIGNIDIGQCEDSAAEFSPSRSSVLSRQVSVNSSVVDHSFTDGSVADGSGESQESESFWPASDTSHIEMDTSLTFNEYSYIQPDTSISELDMSYIAPAYSPVRSPNDEHSLPGQPVTIDHVARANEDTVGQQTPVNTNEGATLGDVVTVQSNAWSGFKITIDNVDKNFRPSFQRIYHQTKSLHCVHMYAAKDWIDLSLYSNAPPQNVAITPEDILPSLNDLCSIKEHFKVLVSRILVQQMEKFSTQKKDVLWHIPFLYSEEMSMKSTVVPLGVINLNENKIDEMARIMDQIHRYVPTQTNNVTITFADAGDTLTYTEYNFHPICCSGDQLTAARERTAQSVRHHSENELDRLEGLVPVVDDWHTNMTLVKVIWKWLYSKQSATQKGTLFQLKNEINRTNIPTDPKDNLRACEDFLGVVLDAHVVAAAKTILTSNDYEMVYDMAAALVEQYVKIELPKPKPPQPRQRQPRQRQPRQTRRPGQPCQSVDSVHVYATEVLTLGLLWSGFNDAIREGDGDKVIMYWRFLLFVFKSGGCKNYSGEAVNLLSQLHILSPRLVAQLKWGRFVNTKGRAGCNIPSDLHMEHLNNRLKGILRNLGPNNSFGTIQRAANTIGVVSDVCRQFARELGVERESDHHKKKSNEKDFNIVLRTLEEKEVFVKKDQRTHSSFKLPKGHLEQINKEKLDKWLKEKIDSIICKHS, from the exons ATGGTTTGCCTGTCCCACAAGCGGACCATTGCATTGGTGAACCGTCTGTCAGAAGACCATGATGTTGAGGTTTTGTTTTGGGCGGATGAGTTGAAGAAATATATAGAG GAAAGGTCCTTTAACTATGAAACAATTGGCAACATTGACATTGGTCAGTGTGAAGATTCAGCTGCTGAGTTCTCACCCAGCAGATCATCAGTACTTAGTAGACAAGTGTCTGTGAATAGTAGTGTTGTTGAtcatagttttactgatggtagcGTTGCTGATGGTAGTGGTGAATCACAAGAATCTGAGTCTTTCTGGCCGGCTTCTGATACATCACATATAGAAATGGATACATCACTTACTTTTAATGAGTATTCATATATCCAGCCTGATACTTCTATCAGTGAATTAGACATGTCCTATATTGCTCCTGCCTATAGTCCAGTGAGATCACCCAATGATGAACACAGTTTACCAGGACAACCTGTAACTATTGATCATGTAGCTCGTGCAAATGAAGACACAGTTGGACAACAAACACCAGTCAACACAAATGAAGGAGCCACATTAGGGGATGTAGTGACAGTACAATCAAATGCTTGGTCAGGTTTCAAGATTACTATAGACAATGTGGACAAGAACTTCCGTCCAAGCTTCCAGCGTATTTATCATCAAACCAAGTCGTTACACTGTGTTCATATGTATGCAGCTAAAGATTGGATAGACCTTTCTCTTTACTCTAATGCTCCACCACAAAATGTAGCCATCACTCCTGAAGATATCTTACCAAGTCTTAATGACCTGTGTAGTATAAAAGAACACTTTAAAGTACTAGTTTCAAG GATACTTGTACAGCAGATGGAGAAATTTTCAACACAGAAGAAAGATGTACTATGGCACATTCCATTTCTGTACAGTGAAGAAATGTCAATGAAATCTACTGTG GTCCCACTGGGAGTCATTAATCTTAATGAAAACAAGATCGATGAGATGGCAAGAATCATGGATCAGATACATCGATATGTGCCTACTCAAACTAACAATGTGACAATAACTTTTGCAGACGCAGGAGATACACTGACATACACTGAGTACAATTTTCATCCAATTTGCTGCAGTGGAGACCAGTTAACAGCAGCTCGTGAGCGTACTGCCCAATCTGTACGCCATCATTCTGAGAATGAGCTGGACCGATTGGAAGGACTTGTACCTGTAGTTGATGACTGGCATACTAATATGACTCTTGTCAAG GTAATATGGAAATGGCTTTACTCCAAGCAGTCAGCTACACAGAAGGGCACTCTGTTTCAGCTTAAAAATGAGATTAACAGAACCAATATTCCTACTGATCCCAAAGACAATTTGAGAGCATGTGAAGATTTTTTAGGTGTTGTCCTAGATGCTCATGTCGTAGCAGCTGCCAAGACCATCCTGACTTCCAATGATTATGAAATGGTCTATGACATGGCTGCTGCTTTAGTTGAGCAGTATGTTAAAATTGAGCTACCGAAGCCTAAACCACCTCAACCAAGGCAACGTCAACCAAGGCAACGTCAACCCAGGCAAACAAGGCGTCCTGGACAACCATGCCAATCTGTAGACAGTGTGCATGTCTATGCCACAGAAGTGCTAACTTTAGGGTTGTTATGGAGTGGATTCAACGATGCCATCAGGGAGGGAGATGGTGACAAAGTGATAATGTATTGGCGATTCCTGCTGTTTGTCTTCAAGTCTGGTGGTTGCAAGAATTATTCTGGTGAAGCTGTAAACCTTCTTAGTCAATTGCATATTTTATCCCCCAGGTTAGTAGCACAGCTGAAATGGGGGCGGTTTGTTAATACTAAAGGCAGAGCAGGATGCAACATCCCCTCAGACCTGCACATGGAACATTTGAATAATAGGCTAAAAGGGATTCTAAGAAACCTTGGTCCTAACAACAGCTTTGGTACCATCCAGAGAGCAGCAAACACTATTGGTGTTGTGAGTGATGTTTGTCGTCAGTTTGCTAGAGAATTGGGAGTAGAGAGAGAGAGTGACCATCAtaaaaagaaatcaaatgagAAGGACTTTAACATAGTTTTACGGACACTTGAAGAGAAGGAAGTTTTTGTCAAGAAAGACCAAAGGACACACAGCAGCTTTAAGTTGCCTAAGGGACATTTAGAGCAGATCAACAAGGAAAAGCTGGACAAGTGGCTAAAGGAAAAGATTGATAGTATAATATGTAAACATTCATAA
- the LOC136264112 gene encoding uncharacterized protein isoform X2 codes for MMANGQSDKCCLCQSPIDDTSSQHKRKKLYGAGGSEAKRVLERISLEYTERPLSSYCECNSNAYLCNCCNNLAKSVERIEKDLKKKIDGITRKLTRLSVNTQSPSATAHVGQKRPSLNSQLQAPNKVVCQNTSISQPSSTSKDVKVVIGPRTYNIDDQLRKTCVRKLVYRSYKSLASSLVNAEETSAFSCNAFGRKICNELTDICSTRIPSMMRDSNEAVKQFSWETIFLEFKAKLPTLVALVKFILPHVSKTLLCFVIGVIIKSRSPHMALVQRAVSVMLYANGANKQVYKCLQPLMVCLSHKRTIALVNRLSEDHDVEVLFWADELKKYIEERSFNYETIGNIDIGQCEDSAAEFSPSRSSVLSRQVSVNSSVVDHSFTDGSVADGSGESQESESFWPASDTSHIEMDTSLTFNEYSYIQPDTSISELDMSYIAPAYSPVRSPNDEHSLPGQPVTIDHVARANEDTVGQQTPVNTNEGATLGDVVTVQSNAWSGFKITIDNVDKNFRPSFQRIYHQTKSLHCVHMYAAKDWIDLSLYSNAPPQNVAITPEDILPSLNDLCSIKEHFKVLVSRILVQQMEKFSTQKKDVLWHIPFLYSEEMSMKSTVVPLGVINLNENKIDEMARIMDQIHRYVPTQTNNVTITFADAGDTLTYTEYNFHPICCSGDQLTAARERTAQSVRHHSENELDRLEGLVPVVDDWHTNMTLVKVIWKWLYSKQSATQKGTLFQLKNEINRTNIPTDPKDNLRACEDFLGVVLDAHVVAAAKTILTSNDYEMVYDMAAALVEQYVKIELPKPKPPQPRQRQPRQRQPRQTRRPGQPCQSVDSVHVYATEVLTLGLLWSGFNDAIREGDGDKVIMYWRFLLFVFKSGGCKNYSG; via the exons ATGATGGCGAATGGACAGAGTGATAAGTGTTGCCTATGCCAGTCGCCAATTGATGACACCTCTTCTCAGCACAAGCGGAAGAAGCTGTATGGAGCAGGTGGTTCAGAAGCCAAGAGAGTCTTGGAAAGGATAAGTCTAGAGTACACTGAAAGACCATTGTCTTCCTATTGTGAGTGCAACAGTAATGCTTACTTGTGTAACTGCTGTAACAACCTGGCTAAGTCTGTTGAACGGATTGAGAAAGATCTGAAAAAGAAGATTGATGGCATCACAAGGAAGTTGACAAGATTGTCAGTCAATACTCAGTCACCTTCAGCGACAGCGCATGTGGGACAGAAAAGGCCTAGTTTAAATTCCCAATTGCAGGCACCAAACAAAGTAGTTTGTCAAAACACCTCAATCTCCCAACCAAGTTCAACATCAAAAGATGTCAAG GTTGTAATTGGACCACGCACATATAACATTGATGACCAACTACGCAAAACATGTGTAAGGAAGTTGGTTTACAGATCTTATAAATCACTTGCTAGTTCATTGGTGAATGCTGAAGAAACCAGTGCATTCTCATGTAATGCTTTTGGGAGAAAGATCTGTAATGAGCTCACTGATATATGCAGCACAAGAATACCCTCAATGATGCGTGACAGTAATGAAGCTGTTAAACAGTTTAGCTGGGAAACCATCTTTCTAGAATTCAAAGCGAAGCTTCCTACTTTGGTTGCCTTAGTGAAGTTTATCTTACCCCATGTTAGCAAGACCCTGCTCTGCTTTGTTATTGGAGTCATCATTAAAAGTCGATCACCTCACATGGCCCTTGTCCAAAGAGCCGTATCAGTTATGTTGTATGCCAATGGCGCTAATAAACAG GTATACAAATGCTTGCAACCTTTAATGGTTTGCCTGTCCCACAAGCGGACCATTGCATTGGTGAACCGTCTGTCAGAAGACCATGATGTTGAGGTTTTGTTTTGGGCGGATGAGTTGAAGAAATATATAGAG GAAAGGTCCTTTAACTATGAAACAATTGGCAACATTGACATTGGTCAGTGTGAAGATTCAGCTGCTGAGTTCTCACCCAGCAGATCATCAGTACTTAGTAGACAAGTGTCTGTGAATAGTAGTGTTGTTGAtcatagttttactgatggtagcGTTGCTGATGGTAGTGGTGAATCACAAGAATCTGAGTCTTTCTGGCCGGCTTCTGATACATCACATATAGAAATGGATACATCACTTACTTTTAATGAGTATTCATATATCCAGCCTGATACTTCTATCAGTGAATTAGACATGTCCTATATTGCTCCTGCCTATAGTCCAGTGAGATCACCCAATGATGAACACAGTTTACCAGGACAACCTGTAACTATTGATCATGTAGCTCGTGCAAATGAAGACACAGTTGGACAACAAACACCAGTCAACACAAATGAAGGAGCCACATTAGGGGATGTAGTGACAGTACAATCAAATGCTTGGTCAGGTTTCAAGATTACTATAGACAATGTGGACAAGAACTTCCGTCCAAGCTTCCAGCGTATTTATCATCAAACCAAGTCGTTACACTGTGTTCATATGTATGCAGCTAAAGATTGGATAGACCTTTCTCTTTACTCTAATGCTCCACCACAAAATGTAGCCATCACTCCTGAAGATATCTTACCAAGTCTTAATGACCTGTGTAGTATAAAAGAACACTTTAAAGTACTAGTTTCAAG GATACTTGTACAGCAGATGGAGAAATTTTCAACACAGAAGAAAGATGTACTATGGCACATTCCATTTCTGTACAGTGAAGAAATGTCAATGAAATCTACTGTG GTCCCACTGGGAGTCATTAATCTTAATGAAAACAAGATCGATGAGATGGCAAGAATCATGGATCAGATACATCGATATGTGCCTACTCAAACTAACAATGTGACAATAACTTTTGCAGACGCAGGAGATACACTGACATACACTGAGTACAATTTTCATCCAATTTGCTGCAGTGGAGACCAGTTAACAGCAGCTCGTGAGCGTACTGCCCAATCTGTACGCCATCATTCTGAGAATGAGCTGGACCGATTGGAAGGACTTGTACCTGTAGTTGATGACTGGCATACTAATATGACTCTTGTCAAG GTAATATGGAAATGGCTTTACTCCAAGCAGTCAGCTACACAGAAGGGCACTCTGTTTCAGCTTAAAAATGAGATTAACAGAACCAATATTCCTACTGATCCCAAAGACAATTTGAGAGCATGTGAAGATTTTTTAGGTGTTGTCCTAGATGCTCATGTCGTAGCAGCTGCCAAGACCATCCTGACTTCCAATGATTATGAAATGGTCTATGACATGGCTGCTGCTTTAGTTGAGCAGTATGTTAAAATTGAGCTACCGAAGCCTAAACCACCTCAACCAAGGCAACGTCAACCAAGGCAACGTCAACCCAGGCAAACAAGGCGTCCTGGACAACCATGCCAATCTGTAGACAGTGTGCATGTCTATGCCACAGAAGTGCTAACTTTAGGGTTGTTATGGAGTGGATTCAACGATGCCATCAGGGAGGGAGATGGTGACAAAGTGATAATGTATTGGCGATTCCTGCTGTTTGTCTTCAAGTCTGGTGGTTGCAAGAATTATTCTG GTTAG